The following are encoded in a window of Anopheles gambiae chromosome X, idAnoGambNW_F1_1, whole genome shotgun sequence genomic DNA:
- the LOC133392268 gene encoding uncharacterized protein LOC133392268, whose translation MNRFLRMKKEDFFHLLSLVGPKIAKMDTDFRKAITEQERLLITLRYLATGETFTSLQYVFRVSRHSISRIVKETCACLIEALRDYVKVSCGCNQPRFSVYVFKTLSPVAGTRACQ comes from the exons ATGAACCGATTTTTAAGGATGAAGAAGGAAGATTTCTTCCATTTACTGTCCCTTGTTGGTCCAAAAATTGCGAAAATGGACACAGATTTCCGCAAAGCAATCACGGAACAGGAAAGGCTGCTGATAACATTGCGGTATCTTGCGACTGGAGAGACATTTACCAGCCTCCAATACGTGTTCCGG GTGTCGAGGCATTCTATCAGCAGAATAGTTAAAGAGACGTGCGCATGTCTTATCGAGGCTTTGCGGGATTATGTCAAGGTAAGTTGCGGGTGTAACCAGCCTCGCTTcagtgtttatgtgtttaaaACGTTAAGCCCGGTGGCAGGCACCAGGGCCTGCCAGTAA